The Leptospira mtsangambouensis genomic sequence ACATCGTATGAACTGGATATTGAAGAGAATTTTTCCCACCATTGAGTGAAGTATAAGATTTTTCAAAGAAGGTTCGGTTCCCCTCTACTTGGATATCAATCCATTCATTTAGTCGATAACCAAAACCCACTAACAACCGTTCAGGCAGTCGTTCTTTTAGTTTTTCAGTTTCTAAGTATTTGTCAAATCGATAGGTTCCTGGTGATTCTAAAATGTACCCCAATCGAAAGTTACCATATTGAAATGCACTTGATACCGATACATTCCAAGAATAGGAACTATATCCACCCATACGTCCCGAAACACCCGGACCCAAATGAAGGGCGAATGATAAATACTCGTTCCATCTCCAGGTAACAAAACCTTGAAAGGCATAATTCGAATACCTTTCATCCGCTGGAAAAGACCTTAAAAAAATTGGTTTTCCCCGAAACCCAAATCCTATCGATTCCGAATATGAAAAATAAGTAGCACCAGAAAGATATAAAGGAGATGTTTTTGGGTTCGCATAACTTAAGTTTACTCCTCCATCCACAATATGTTTGTTTTGAAATGAAAGAAAGGCAGAATTTCCGTAAACGGTTCCCATTGAATTTGGGCTAACCACCCCGGATGAAGATAATCCCAACAAGTAGGCAGATGGATAAGCTGATTCATAACCAGAAACTTGTGCGGAAATTGTTCCCAAAAAACTAGTGGAGAAATAAAGAGCAATGACAGGGAAATACCATTTTCTTTTGAAAATCATTTACTGCCATTACTCCAAAGATTTATTGGAAAGAAAAGGGATTTCTTATGACAAAACCACTCTACAAACAATTTCGGTCCCCACAAGGTTGGTATTCCTTTCTATTCCCTGCCACTTGGGAACATATGGTAGTGGAAGAAATTCCTGCTTTTTTCCATCCTGATGGCGGAGGTGCTTTGCAAGTTTATGCCTTCGAATCAAAATTAGAAGATTTCAACGTAGACAAAGAATTAGAAAACTATTTAAAAATTCACGAAATCGATTATGATGCGGAAAACGTGGCAGTTTTTGAAAACAATGAAGGTTCCTCTATTCGGGCCTGCGAATTTTTAAAGGAAGATCGAGTATGGATGGTGTATATGGTTGCAAACCAGTCTAGAATGCTTCTTGTCACTTACAACTCTGATGAAGAAGTGGGTGATGAACTTTTCCAACAGTTAACCAACATTATCAGTTCGGTACGATTTTTGAATTAATTTCTTTCCCTTTTTTACTTTACAGAAATAAAATTTATCTTAGTCTCTATTCCACTCGTTAGTGTCGGAATTAGGAGACCATATGAAAAAAATAGGGTACGGAATTGGAGCAGTCATTGCAACAATTCTCCTCATCGTAATCATCGCGTTAGTTTTTGCTGGAAGTTTGATCACTCCCAGTTTTTTAGTCAAACAGATCGAATCATCCATCAATGTACGAGCCCATGTCGAATCAGTCAACATCAGTCTATTCAATGTCCTCTCTGGAATTGAAATTGAAGGGATCATCCTTGCCCCAAGAGATGAAGTAGCCAACAAAGGCATCCCTCTGGACGAAAGAAAATCAAAGCCAAAAGGTCTTATCCAATTGGGAAAAGCAGATGTTAAAATATCTTTTTTAGCACTTCTCACAAAAACCTTAAAGGTAAATAAAATCCTACTCAAACAACCAGAAATCTCTCTTACGATGAATGAAGACGGTGGAAATAATTTAACATCTCTTTTTAAAACACCTAAAATTGTAGATGGTGAAAAGAATCCAGCGCTTTCTCCCGAAGCTTTAGCGGAGAAGAAAAAAGAAGCTGAGGAAGAAGCAAAGGAAAAGGCAAGTGCCCCACCTTCTGGACCTTTTTCCATCAAAGACATTCCGATTGCCATTAAGATGGGACTTGTGGGGATTCAAGAAGGAAACATCCAAGTTTATATGAGAAAAACTGGCCAACAAATTTTGGTTCAAAAATTAGATTTAGAATTAAAAGATATTGATATTGATGGAAGTGATTTAGATTCGCATAACAATGTAAATGTGAATTTTGATGCGGATGTCACAATCATCGGTAGAAACAAAAAAGAAGCTGCCAAGTTTATATTGGAAACAGAAGGGAAGGTAACTCCTTTTGTGGTCAAAACAGGGCTAGTGAATCCTAAAGTAAATTATGAAGTTACCATGAAAGAAGACTCTTTTGTTTCTGGATTTGCTGCTTTCGATGCGATTGCAGGGGAACTTCCTGCCTTGAACCAAGCCGGTTTAAAACTAGACAAACTCAAAGAAAAAGCGGAACTAAAAAAAGACGTATCCTTTCATGTTGAATATAGCAATGGAAAGGTAACCTTTCTCGACGAACCCACTTTTCCAACCAAAAACTATGACTTACAAATCACCAAAGGATCTTACATCGTCACTACAACAAATTACCATGAAATGAGAATGGGTATGCTCTATGATGAAGATGAATCCAAAAAATCTCTAGCATCAGTGGATGAAAAAATCAAACAAGTTACCAAAGGCCAAGGTGATCCGAAAGCCCTCCGCAATAAAATTGTTGGCAATCTCGTCAAAGACGAAAGGCTTTTTATTCCTTTTCGAACCTATGGAGACATTCGCAATCCAAATGTAGAACTTGGTGTGGGTCTAGGTACCATCACCGATCTTATCGGAGGCGCTGTCAAAGAAGTCATCAAAGGAAAAGCTGGTGATGCGTTGAAAAAAATTCCGGGTGCGGGAAATGCTCTGAAAGGATTGGGATTTTAAATCGAAAAAGCATCCCTTTACTTTCCTCTATGCATAAAAAAAGGGACTAAATTTTTAGTCCCTTTTTTGTTTGGTTTTAGAAATCAGTTAGAGTTTTGAATTCTATCTATCTCCCACCACCAGATCTTTTTCTCATACTTGCATCCAAAACTTTTTTACGTAGACGCAAACTTTGAGGAGTTACTTCCAGAAGTTCATCATCATCTAAAAATTCAATGGATTGTTCCAAGGTGAGTTTCTTCGGTGGAACAAGACGAATTGCTTCATCTGATCCAGAAGCACGAACGTTGGTTAACTTCTTCTCACGAACTGGGTTTACTTCCAGGTCAGAATCCCTGCTGTTCATCCCAAGAATCATCCCCGGATACACGGCTACTTGTGGTTCAATGAAAAGGTCCCCACGTTCTTGCACTTTCCATAATGCATATGCAGTGGATTCCCCAGAGTCCATAGAAATAAGAGCTCCGTTTTTACGACCAGGAATTTCACCTTTGTATTTATCAAATCGTAGGAAACGGCTAGACATTACCCCTTCCCCTCGAGTTTCAGAAATAAAATGACCTCTAAATCCAATGAGTCCCCTTGTTGGAATGGTGTATTCCACGCGAGTGATTCCGGAAGTATGAGCATCCATTCCTGTTAACTCACCTTTACGGCGGTTTAGTTCTTGGATACAAGCTCCCGAGTATTGGTCAGGTAAGTCCATTACGAGTGTTTCGTAAGGTTCAATCTTTTCCCCAAGTTCGTTTTGTTTGATGATTACTTCTGGACGAGATACTTGGAGTTCGTATCCTTCCCTTCTCATGTTTTCAATGAGGATGGATAAGTGGAGTTCTCCACGTCCTAAAATTTTAAAACGATCTTTGTCTTCCGTTTCTTCCAAACGAAGTGCCACGTTGGTTTCAAGTTCCCGGTCAAGGCGTTCTCTTAAGTTTCTTGTGGTAACAAACTTTCCTTCTTTTCCAGCAAACGGAGAGTTATTGACCATAAAGAACATGGAAACGGTTGGTTCTTCTACTTGGATGGCAGGGAGTGGGAGTGGATTCCCAAGATCGCAAACTGTATCTCCAATGAATACATCTGGAATCCCGGCCATAGCGACGATATCTCCAGAACCCGCTTCATCGATTTCGTAACGAGTGAGTCCTTCATAGCCATAAAGCTTGGTAATTTTGTAGTTAGCAGTGGTTCCATTTGTTTTTGCTAAAGTGACATCTGCACCTTTTTTCATGGTTCCTTGGTAGATTTTACCAATGGCAATACGACCTACATATTCATTATAATCAAGAGCTGTGACTTGGAATTGGAGGGCTTTGTCACTTTCGTTTTTTACGGCAGCAACATGTTCCAAAACTTTATCAAGAAGAGGTTCGATGTTGACACCAGGAACTTCCGAAAGTTGGTTTACTGCCCAACCTTGTTTTGCCGAAGCATAGATGATTGGAAAGTCTAACTGTTCTTCGGTGGCACCAAGATCACTAAACAAATCGAAAACTTTGTCAACTGAATATCCTGGTCTTGCACCTTCGCGATCCACTTTGTTCACAACCACAATCGGTCTGTGCCCAAGTTGGAGAGACTTTCCAAGTACAAAACGAGTTTGTGGCATTGGACCGTCAAATGCATCGACAAGTAATAATGTACAGTCTGTCATGGACAGAACTCGTTCCACTTCCCCTCCAAAGTCAGCGTGACCTGGAGTGTCTACGATATTAATGCGAGTGCCTTTGTATTTTACCGAAGTGTTCTTGGCAAGGATGGTAATCCCTTTTTCCTGTTCCAAAGTGTTGGAATCCATGAGTCTTTCTCGGTCTTCTTTTGCGGTTACGGCGCCCGTATGGCGAAGGATACAATCTGTTAGTGTCGTCTTACCGTGGTCGACGTGTGCGATGATGGCGATGTTGCGAATTTCCATTGTTTTTACCAGAAATTCTAATCCAGTTAGGCTGTAAATGGGGATTTCAGTTTGACAAGAGGTGCCCATCAGAAATCCTGGTAAGAACTACATTCGAGAAAGAGATTAGGATAGTTATATGTTCGCCATCATTGAACTTGGAGCCAAACAATTTAAAGTGTCTCCTGACCAGGTATTCGTCGCAGAAAAAACAGGAAACTCGGTTGGAAGCACAGTAGAAACGAAAGTCCTACTCCTTTCCGATAATAACAAAGTGAACATTGGTTCACCAGCACTATCTGGTGCCAAAGTAACTTTGAAAGTATTAGAAGACTGCAAGGGTGATAAAATCCACGGTTTCAAATACAAAAAAAGAAAAAACTACAAGAAGTCTTGGGGTCATAGACAACAACTCCAAAAACTCCAAGTAGTTTCAATCAACGGATAATTGATTTATAGTAAGATTTTTAAAGATTTAGGAGGGCAAATCGCAGGAATCCAACTGGAAGGACATTCTCCCAAGGACTTAGGTTCGAAAGGCGAAAATCTTTTGTGTGCAGGAGTTTCCACTCTGGTTCAGAGTGCTCACTCCTATTTGGCATCACAAAGCAGTTTGGAATCGGAAGAAAAACGAGACGGATACTTAAGTTTTTTAGTCAAAAAGAACCAAAGAGATGGCTACCAAAGCCTACTTTCCATGGTTGAGTTTGGATTAAAATCTTTAGAAAACTCTCATTCCCAAGCGATTTCCATCCAAGACGAAATAATAAAGGGGTAAACAATGGCTACAAAGAAAGGTGGAGGATCCACAAAGAACGGTCGTGATTCGGTATCGAAAAGACTTGGTGTAAAAGTTTACGGTGGGCAATTTGCCATCGCTGGTAACATCATTGTGCGCCAACGAGGAACTGAATACAAACCGGGAAAAAACGTAGGGATTGGTCGTGACCATACTCTTTACGCACTCGTTGATGGAGTTGTGACTTTCGAACACGTAACTAGAGAAAGACAACAAATCTCCGTTTACCCGAAAGTGTAATCCTCTCATACATTTGAGAGGCAAAACCCGTTTTAGGATCTCCCTTGAACGGGTTTTTTTTTGACCAAAGGAAATTATGAGCGGATTTATCGACGAAGTACCCATTCAAATTCGAGCCGGACACGGAGGGGCAGGTTCTGTCCATTTCCATAAAGAGAAATTTGTAGAATTTGGCGGTCCGGATGGGGGTGACGGAGGCAAAGGGGGCGATGTCATTTTTGTTGCCGAAGGTCGGATGATGACTTTGGAAAACTACCTCCCCGATCGAATGTATGCCGCACAAGACGGCGAACCTGGTCTTGGGCAAAACCGGAACGGAAAAAACGGCGAAGATTTAATTCTAAAAGTGCCAGTCGGAACCCAAATCATTGATTCTGTTACCATGGAACTTATTTACGACTTCAACCATGATGGGGAGACTTTTACCATTGCTACGGGCGGACGTGGCGGAAAAGGAAATACCTTTTTCAAAACTTCTGTCCAACAAGCTCCTCGTTATAGCCAACCCGGAGAAGATGGTGGGCAACTTTCGTTAATCTTAGAATTAAAATTACTCGCAGACATTGGAATTGTTGGACTTCCTAATGCTGGCAAGTCGACCCTACTCGCAAAAATCACCCACGCTCATCCTAAAATTGCTGGATATGCTTTCACTACTCTTTCACCTAACCTTGGTGTGGTGCATAGACACGAAGATTTGTTTCGATACACAGTGGCAGATATTCCTGGAATCATTGAAGGGGCTTCTCGGGGTGTAGGCCTTGGGATTAGTTTTCTCAAACACATTGAACGAGTCCAAGGGATTCTTTTTCTTTTTGACGGTGGGAATTTACAACTCGAAGAAGAATTGGAAATGTTACGAAGCGAACTTGGGAACTATAATCAGGTTCTACTTTCTAAGAAATTCTTAATTGTAATCAATAAAATGGATATTTGGGATGGGGATCCCGAATTCACAGCGGAGATCCAAAAGAACTACTCCCATTTAGGGGAAATCATTTGTATTTCTGCAGATAAAGAGTCGAACCTAGACTACCTACTAGAACGAATTGATAAAGTATTTTTCCCTGAAAAATCGAAGTTAGTTTATGAAAACACGTAAGGAATTTTTAAGTTCAATTCAAAAAGCGAAACTCATTGTCATCAAAATTGGGAGCGCTCGTGTTTCCGGTGAAGAAACAAAAATCAATGACTTTTTATATGATTTAGTCGGTGACATACGAACTCTTCGGGACCAAGGAAAGGAAGTGATTCTCGTTTCCTCTGGTGCTATTGCCCAAGGCAAAAAACTTCTTAACGAAAAAAGTGGAAACGTTCCGAACGGAAAAACCACACTGGCCGAAAAACAAGCATTAGCTGCTATGGGCCAAAACAGACTCCTGAATCTTTATGAAAGTTTTTTTAGCCGTGTGAATATCCCTATGGCACAAATTCTTTTTGGAAGAAAGGATTTGAATGAAGATAAAAGTTTTACCAATCTCAAACAAACCTTCCGCCAACTTCTAGATTGGGGAATTCTACCCATCGTGAATGAAAACGATTCCGTTTCCACAGAAGAAATCAATTTAGGAGATAACGATATCCTTTCAGCCATTGTTGCCTCCATTGTCGGAGCGGATCTTCTCCTCATTCTAACAGGTGTCGATGGATTTTTGAAAGAGGATTTCAAAATTGATTTATTCACTGAAATTACAAAAGATACTGAAAGTCTGGCAACAGGACCTTCGGGCCCTGGAACTGGTGGAATGTTTACCAAAATTAATGCCGCTAAACTTTTGTTACCTTACGGAATCAAAACTGGGATTGTGAATGGCGAGAAAAAACATGCGATTTCCCAATTCTTTGAAACAGAAAATTTTGGAACCTTGATTGCCAACACTGCCTTCCCACACCGAATTCCTAATGCTTCTGAAATCCAAACCCATTTCTTTTCTTTAACTTCGGAGTAAAATTATGGCAGATGAATTGACAAGTTACGCAAAAGACCTAGCAACCAAGGCCAGATTAGCCAGTAGAGGTCTAAAAGCATTCACCACTTTAGAAAAAAACTCGGTTCTGAAACGTGTGGAAGAACTTCTTTTGGAAAATGAATCTGCGATCATCGAAAAAAACCAAATTGATATGAAGAATGGCCAAGAGAAAGGTTTATCCTCCTCGATGATGGATCGACTCCTTCTTGATTCCAAACGAATCAAGGGAATGGCAAAAAGCATCGAAGAAATTCGTAACCTTCCTGATCCCGTGGGGGAAGTGGTTCGTGGAACCATCCTTCCCAATGGACTCGAACTTCTTACCAAACGCGTGCCTATTGGTGTGGTCATGACGATTTTTGAATCCAGACCCAATGTCATCATTGATATTGCTTCTCTTTCATTTAAATCAGGGAATGCCTGTATTTTGCGCGGTGGTTCAGAAGCCTTTCATTCGAATTTAATCCTTTCTTCTTTATTTCATCAGGCCATTGAAGAAAAAAAACTACCCGGTGTGACAAAGGATGTCGTGACCTTTGTCGAAAATACAAACAGAGAAGCAATGGTTCCTTTTTTCCAATTAGATGATTTAATTGATGTCATTGTTCCCCGAGGTGGAGAGGCTCTCATTCGGTTTGTTTCGGAAAACAGTAAAATTCCTGTCATCAAACATGATAAAGGTGTTACTAATCTATACCTTTCCCAACATGCAAATCCAGAGATTGTCCTTCCGATTTTACTGAATTCAAAAGTGCAACGCCCTGGGGTTTGTAATGCTTTGGAGAACCTTTTGGTTCATAAAGACTATCCAAATTTAAAAAATTTATTGGAATCTTTAGAATCAAATGGAGTGCAAATTCTTGGGGATGAATCCGTTCGTAAAATTGTGCCTTCGACCAAACTAGCCTCAGAAGAAGATTTTTATACTGAGTTTTTAGATACGAGACTTAGTATAAAAATAGTAAATTCCCTTTCAGAGGCAATGGAAAATATCCGAAAGTATAGTTCCGGTCATACAGAATGTATTCTATCGGAAGATATCACAGAGATCCAAACCTTTCAGAAGGAATTAGATAGTGCTGCTATTTTTGTAAATTGTTCCACCCGTTTTCATGATGGCGGTGAATATGGACTTGGTGCTGAGGTTGGAATTTCTACTGGTAAACTTCATGTGCGTGGACCAATGGGACTCATTCACTTAACAACGACTACAACTTATGTGACAGGAAGAGGACAAGTCCGCGGATAAGGATGGAAGTTTTGTTTTTTGGAGGAAGTTTCAATCCCCCACATTTGGGACATCGCCATGTCATTGAAACGATTTCCAAATCCTATCCCAATGACTTACTTTATATTTGTCCTAACTATGTTTCTCCTTTGAAAAAAAAGGGAAAAGAGTTTCGTGCAAATGAAATTTGGGAACTATGTCTTAGCGAATTTGAAAGTTTCCTTTCGGAAAAAGTGATCCTTTGGGATGAGGAAATCAAAAAACCAAATATAAGTTATACGGTTGATAGTTTACGTTTATTACAGAATCTCCATCCGAATGCGCAAATTTCTCTTGTGATAGGAGAAGATAATTTAAGCTCTTTTGATCTGTGGAAGTCCTTTCGAGAAATTCTAAATCTCGTCAAAATGGTTGTTGTAGTGAGGAGAGAAACTTCTTTTCCGAATGAAGTTTTCATTCCAGAATTTATTCCCAAATCCAAAATCAGGGTTTTGACAAATCCTGTATTACCCATCAGTAGCACAGAAATTCGACAAATTTTTTATGGAAACTTAGTTACAGAGTATCTTTTACCTAAAACCAAGGAACTGGCTCTGAAGTTTTTAAATCTAAGAGATGATGGTGACCCAAAGTGAAACAAATTCCAAAGACAAATGTTTCCTTAGAGGACTGGATTTTATTTTTTACCGAAGAAGTTCCAAACCATGTCACAGAAACCAGGTTTCAACATATCCTTCGAGTGGCAAATTATGCGGAATCACTTGCAAAAATTCACGGACACCCCCATCCGAAAAAAGCATACCTCGCAGGCCTTTGTCATGACATCACCAAACAGAAAAAACCGGAAGTCCATTCGAAACTCTTTCATGAATATTCTCTAGAACTAAACGATATTCCCTCGCAGGCCCTTCATGCTTTTTCGGCTCCGCTATGGTTAGAGAGAGAATATGGTTTCTCTGATTCTGAAATTGCAAAAGCAATTTCCTCCCATACCTTAGGAAATACCTCACCATCACTTTTGGACCAAATTCTCTATGCTGCGGATTTTTTAGGATCTGACTATGCATTCCGACAACCGGACCTTTCCTTATGGGTGGCAAAAACGGAGGAAAATTTATTATACGGAGTTTTTATGAAAGCCTCTCAAACCATTTCCTTTCTAATGGAAAAAAAGGAAGTCATCCATCCCTATACGTTTTATACGTATAACCAATCAGCTAATTTAATCAAGGAAACCAAATAGATGTTACGCGAAGCTCCTAAAAAACAACCGATCCCGGCAAAAACTCTTCTCATTGCAGCTGGTTCCTTCTTTTTGATTGCCCTACTTTTTTTAGTGTTTCGTTCGAAAGGTGGCTTTTCTCTAGACCAAAAATTTTCCCAAAGCAAACGACTTCCCATTCTCTTCTCTGTCATTGGTGAAAAGGATGAATATCTATTTTCTCTTTATGCGGAGTTTTATCCGAATGAGAAAAAAGCTGCTTTATTCTTTGTAAATCCCAAAACCAGTTTTGATGATGGAGAAAAGTCACTCAAAGAAAAAGGAAGTTCTGCCCCTTCTTATTTGGAATCTGTTTTGGAAGATACTTTAGATTCCAATATTCCATTTAAAATCGTTTGGACCAAAGAACAGTTTCAAAATTGGGTAAATTTACTTGGCGGACTAAATTTATTTTTTGAACCAAAATCACAGCACATAACCAAAAACTACGCTCGTAACAAACAGACGTACATTCTGGATGGTGAGGATTGTTTTGATTGGATGAGTTCACTCACCGATGAATCGATGATTTCCTATATCAGAAGGCTCGAAATCCAAGAAACAATATTTTTAACCATCTTAGAATCCATTCATGATAAAAGAGATCTACTCGGAAAACAAAGGGTGGCTTACCTTCATAGCCAGATGACCACAAATCTTTCAGCTAAAGAATGGGAAACATTGATTGATTTTTTGAAAAAAGAAAAGATCCATTTTGGAGTATCTGAAGTTCCGGGTGAGCCAATGGGTCGCCCAAAATTCAAAGATGAAGTTTTAAAAGCCAATGAAGAAACGGTAAAAGTTGCCTTCCATAAATTCTCTAGTGAACTCAAATCCTTATCTTTTAGCGAAGGGGAAAGAGCAAGGATCGAAGTCTTAAATGGAACTCCTAAAAATGGGCTTGCCAGATATGGTAAGGTGCTTCTGAATGATAAGGGTCTGAAAGTTCTCTCCGTTGACAATGCCTGGGATTCTAGTTTTAAATCCAGTATCATCCTAAACCGCTCCGGAAACACACAGTACACCGATCTTATCTCCGATACATTTCAAGGACGCAAGGTTTACTTTGCACTGAGAAAAGATTTAGGGTTAGATGCCACTGTGATCCTCGGGGAAGATTTTCAAAATTCCAAGGACTAAAATGCCGAATATCAGCGCCGAGACATTAGAACATCTCAAAAAAATCAAACAAACGTTAATTGACAAAAAATGTGAAAACATCCAATTTTTGGATCTAAAAGATGTACATAGTTATTTATCTTTATTCGTAATTGCAACTGTCAAAACTGAAACACAAGGTAGATCTTGTGCGAAGGACATTGATAAATACATGAAACCTTTGAAACTGGCAGTCAAAAGACAAAACCTAACAGATCTACCTAAGGACGCAACAGGTTGGATCCTTCTCGATTACGGTGAAATTTGTGTGCATATTATGACTGACGAAATGAGAACCTATTATTCATTAGATCGTCTCTGGGGAGATGCCACTCCTATTGTTGTATAAGAGTGAGTGTATCTTCCCAGTTGTCTTTTGGCAACTCGCAAGAAAAATTGCGGCAAACATAGAATAAAATCCCAGAGCCCGCCCCTCTACCCGTAAGGAGTTCTAATTCTTCCGCTAATTGTTTTGCCTTTGATTCTTCCAATACAAGCCAAACCAAATTCGGATCTTTTAATTTACTTAATTTTTTCCGAATGGATTTGATTTCCGTTGCATCCTTGTCTTTGTAAACCACAAGGACTTCCTTCGAAGGGTATTGAAATTTTTGGAATGCTGATATCATCGAAGGGTAACTTAACGAATTTTGCGTTAGTTCTGGAAGGAAATAAGAAAAAATAGCATTCGCCTTTGATTCTAAATCCTGTCCTTTGTATCCAAAAGAAAACAAAAGATAAAACAAATGTAAGATGGTTGAATTCCCAGATGGTTCAACTCCATCATAACCTTCAATAGTTCTTACAATTAAATCTTCATTCCCATGAAAGGATTCGTAAAATGGACCCACAGTGGAGGCAAAATGAGAGAACAAATATTCCAAAGAACGTTTTCCCTTAGTATAGGCTTCAATATCTTCATCCAACTGAAAAAGTTTCATAGAAACCCAAATGAATTCTGTATAATCGGGTAATGTTCCAAAATATTTGGCCTCTCCTTCTCGGAATCGCCTTAATATGGAACCATCTTCACCAACTAGTTGTTTTGTGATAAACTGATAAATCTTTTTGGCATCATTGAGATACTCAGTGTCACCAGAAACCTCATAAGCAGACAAAAGAGCACGAATCCAAAGACAATTCCAGGAAGTAAGGACTTTGTCATCTCGAAGGGGTCTAATCCTTTGGCTACGATTTGCCAATAGTTTTTCTTTTGTGTTTTCTAATTTGTTAGTAAACTCTGGTTTGAATTGAATCCCATCCACAAAAGGATTTTTTCCCTTCCAATATACATGTAAGATGTTTTGGTGTTCAAAATTTCCTTCTTCGGTGACATTCCAAAATCCTTGGATTTCTTCATCAGGAATAATTTGATTCAATTCAGAATGGGTCCAAAGATAAAATTTTCCCTCTTCTCCTTCGGAATCGGCATCTTCTGCACTGGCAATCCCACCGGAACCCAAGGTCATATCACGTCTGATATACGAAACGATTTCTCGAATCACTTCTAAAAAGAAAGGTTCTTCTGTAGCCTTGTATAACAAAGAGAGGGCTTCCACATAGAGGGAGTTGTCATACAACATCTTCTCAAAATGAGGAACGAGCCATTCATGATCGGTCGCATAACGGCAAATTCCACCACCGACTTGGTCATAAATCCCACCGGATTTCATGGCATAGGCTGTGTTAAATGCCATCTCCAAGGCACGAGGGTCTTTTTTTAATAAGTAGAATTCCGTAAGGAAACTGAGGGCCATACTCGGGGGAAATTTATTAACTGAGTTAGTTTTGAATCCAAAAAAATCTTTATCGTACACTTGCAGGTATCGTTCAAAATTATTTTCGATGATTTCTTTCGCAGGCAGTTTTCCTTCATTGGGTCTAGTTTCATGATCACGTAAATACTGTGTCAAATCAGAAGCAGCTGTGACGAGTTCTTCTCTTTGGTTCTTCCATGCCTCGGAAACCAATCGAAGGACCTCTTTAAAACTTCGTTTTCCGTAGCGATTTTCCGGAGGGAAGTAAGTTCCCCCAAGGATTGGTTCCTTTGTGGGGGTAAGAAACATATTGAGAGGCCAACCCCCTTGGGTTCCCATAGCATGCAAAGCATCCATATAAATTTTATCAATGTCTGGACGTTCTTCCCTGTCTAACTTGATGCATACGAAATCACGGTTTAA encodes the following:
- a CDS encoding AsmA family protein, encoding MKKIGYGIGAVIATILLIVIIALVFAGSLITPSFLVKQIESSINVRAHVESVNISLFNVLSGIEIEGIILAPRDEVANKGIPLDERKSKPKGLIQLGKADVKISFLALLTKTLKVNKILLKQPEISLTMNEDGGNNLTSLFKTPKIVDGEKNPALSPEALAEKKKEAEEEAKEKASAPPSGPFSIKDIPIAIKMGLVGIQEGNIQVYMRKTGQQILVQKLDLELKDIDIDGSDLDSHNNVNVNFDADVTIIGRNKKEAAKFILETEGKVTPFVVKTGLVNPKVNYEVTMKEDSFVSGFAAFDAIAGELPALNQAGLKLDKLKEKAELKKDVSFHVEYSNGKVTFLDEPTFPTKNYDLQITKGSYIVTTTNYHEMRMGMLYDEDESKKSLASVDEKIKQVTKGQGDPKALRNKIVGNLVKDERLFIPFRTYGDIRNPNVELGVGLGTITDLIGGAVKEVIKGKAGDALKKIPGAGNALKGLGF
- the typA gene encoding translational GTPase TypA; its protein translation is MEIRNIAIIAHVDHGKTTLTDCILRHTGAVTAKEDRERLMDSNTLEQEKGITILAKNTSVKYKGTRINIVDTPGHADFGGEVERVLSMTDCTLLLVDAFDGPMPQTRFVLGKSLQLGHRPIVVVNKVDREGARPGYSVDKVFDLFSDLGATEEQLDFPIIYASAKQGWAVNQLSEVPGVNIEPLLDKVLEHVAAVKNESDKALQFQVTALDYNEYVGRIAIGKIYQGTMKKGADVTLAKTNGTTANYKITKLYGYEGLTRYEIDEAGSGDIVAMAGIPDVFIGDTVCDLGNPLPLPAIQVEEPTVSMFFMVNNSPFAGKEGKFVTTRNLRERLDRELETNVALRLEETEDKDRFKILGRGELHLSILIENMRREGYELQVSRPEVIIKQNELGEKIEPYETLVMDLPDQYSGACIQELNRRKGELTGMDAHTSGITRVEYTIPTRGLIGFRGHFISETRGEGVMSSRFLRFDKYKGEIPGRKNGALISMDSGESTAYALWKVQERGDLFIEPQVAVYPGMILGMNSRDSDLEVNPVREKKLTNVRASGSDEAIRLVPPKKLTLEQSIEFLDDDELLEVTPQSLRLRKKVLDASMRKRSGGGR
- the rplU gene encoding 50S ribosomal protein L21; translation: MFAIIELGAKQFKVSPDQVFVAEKTGNSVGSTVETKVLLLSDNNKVNIGSPALSGAKVTLKVLEDCKGDKIHGFKYKKRKNYKKSWGHRQQLQKLQVVSING
- a CDS encoding ribosomal-processing cysteine protease Prp, with amino-acid sequence MIYSKIFKDLGGQIAGIQLEGHSPKDLGSKGENLLCAGVSTLVQSAHSYLASQSSLESEEKRDGYLSFLVKKNQRDGYQSLLSMVEFGLKSLENSHSQAISIQDEIIKG
- the rpmA gene encoding 50S ribosomal protein L27 codes for the protein MATKKGGGSTKNGRDSVSKRLGVKVYGGQFAIAGNIIVRQRGTEYKPGKNVGIGRDHTLYALVDGVVTFEHVTRERQQISVYPKV
- the obgE gene encoding GTPase ObgE, which codes for MSGFIDEVPIQIRAGHGGAGSVHFHKEKFVEFGGPDGGDGGKGGDVIFVAEGRMMTLENYLPDRMYAAQDGEPGLGQNRNGKNGEDLILKVPVGTQIIDSVTMELIYDFNHDGETFTIATGGRGGKGNTFFKTSVQQAPRYSQPGEDGGQLSLILELKLLADIGIVGLPNAGKSTLLAKITHAHPKIAGYAFTTLSPNLGVVHRHEDLFRYTVADIPGIIEGASRGVGLGISFLKHIERVQGILFLFDGGNLQLEEELEMLRSELGNYNQVLLSKKFLIVINKMDIWDGDPEFTAEIQKNYSHLGEIICISADKESNLDYLLERIDKVFFPEKSKLVYENT
- the proB gene encoding glutamate 5-kinase, whose product is MKTRKEFLSSIQKAKLIVIKIGSARVSGEETKINDFLYDLVGDIRTLRDQGKEVILVSSGAIAQGKKLLNEKSGNVPNGKTTLAEKQALAAMGQNRLLNLYESFFSRVNIPMAQILFGRKDLNEDKSFTNLKQTFRQLLDWGILPIVNENDSVSTEEINLGDNDILSAIVASIVGADLLLILTGVDGFLKEDFKIDLFTEITKDTESLATGPSGPGTGGMFTKINAAKLLLPYGIKTGIVNGEKKHAISQFFETENFGTLIANTAFPHRIPNASEIQTHFFSLTSE